A portion of the Cygnus olor isolate bCygOlo1 chromosome 15, bCygOlo1.pri.v2, whole genome shotgun sequence genome contains these proteins:
- the RBBP6 gene encoding E3 ubiquitin-protein ligase RBBP6 isoform X5 — MSCVHYKFSSKLNYDTVTFDGLHISLCDLKRQIMAREKLKAADCDLQITNAQTKEEYTDDNALIPKNSSVIVRRIPIGGVKATSKTYVMTPKSHKILETAFRSRTEPVSGTSKAIDDSSASISLAQLTKTANLAEANASEEDKIKAMMSQSGHEYDPINYMKKPLGPPPPSYTCFRCGKPGHYIKNCPTNGDKNFESVPRIKKSTGIPRSFMMEVKDPNTKGAMLTNTGKYAIPTIDAEAYAIGKKEKPPFLPEDPSSSSEEDDPIPDELLCLICKDIMTDAVVIPCCGNSYCDECIRTALLESEEHTCPTCHQTDVSPDALIANKFLRQAVNNFKNETGYTKRLRKIQQQQQQQPPPPPPPPPLMRQTITRNLQPLMRPTISRQQDPLMIPLASLSSHSAALAPGQPVAAALPVNPSSVIVSDLPPAVSLSLRAEKPDGPFHDADAVIPPALMTAAELSKSSPLSISSLLEEKGYQVPVLRQPALQSLLGPQGQSIPTTGHPMRAGTIRSAGGRPGWELEKKKSKLDEFTNDFAKELMEYKKIQKERRRSFSRSKSPYSASSYSRSSYTYSKSRSGSSRSRSYSRSFSRSHSRSYSRSPPYPRRGKGKSRNYRSRSRSHGYHRSRSRSPPYRRYHSRSRSPVFRGQSPTKRTIPQGEGEREYFNRYREVPPYDIKAYYGRSVDFRDPFEKERYREWERNYREWYEKFYKGYAVGAQPRPPVNRENFSPDRFGPPGTRRENSPYARGRREDYAGGQSHRNRNIAGNYPEKLSGRESHGIKDPTKSKEKEVENPLGDGKGNKHKKHRKRRKGDENEGFPTAELLDSARKPREPGTAEDVKTDSLFMLPSRDDATPVRDEPMEADSIAFKPVSEKEKKEKDKPKAKIDKAKRKAEVAAPPKKDNIIKPAKASQEKVDTDREKSPRIEPPVKKVKEELPKADSVKTSSSQKDEKATGTPRKVHPKVTKDHPETRPAKEEKTKKDHTKEVKSEKPSNKEDKSKKTVEKGKPSDAKAEKRKRKADEKVDKEHEATSIKASKPESAESKTSPKGKTEPDGEKGERTPEKDKSAFLTTPAKKIKLNRETGKKIVSGENVPPVKEPVEKAEPSSSKVKQEKVKGKARRKVTAADGSGSTLVDYTSTSSTGGSPVRKSEEKPDTKRTVIKTMEEYNNDITAPAEDVIIMIQVPQSKWDKDDFESEEEDIKSTQPPSNIGKPASVVKNVSSKPSNPVKHNEKETEPLEKTQKTTKELSYESSQHDAKSSKSSMSNEKGKTKERDHSLSDKDASEKRKSSVQPEKDHSERATEQGNGKNISQSSKDGRSSDKHDSGRGSTAKDFTPNRDKKSDHDSNREHSSSKRRDEKSELARRKDSPSRNRESTSGQKSKPRDERAECSKKGTGDSKRSSYSPLRDRKQSDHKTTHDSKRSLEEHKPLDKNSGKEKEKEKEKEKEKEKEKEKEKEKEKEKEKEKEKEKEKEKEKEKEKEREKEKEKEKEREKEKEKEKEREKEKEKEKEREKEKEKEKEMEKEKEKEKEREKEKEKEKEREKEKEKEKEREKEKEKEKEREKEKEKEKEREKEKEKEREKEKEKEKEREKEKEKEREKEKEKERRKKRRRRGRKKRRRRGRRRRKKRRRTSTCLKLRAIKKKSWVAISHL; from the exons CAAAAGCA ATTGATGACTCTTCTGCATCTATTTCTCTGGCCCAGCTTACtaag ACTGCCAATCTGGCTGAAGCCAATGCTTCCgaagaagataaaataaaagctatgaTGTCACAGTCTGGCCATGAATATGATCCAATCAA TTACATGAAGAAACCCTTGGGTCCACCTCCACCATCATATACTTGCTTTCGTTGTGGAAAACCTGGCCACTATATCAAGAACTGCCCAACAAATGGG GACAAAAATTTTGAGTCTGTTCCCAGGATTAAAAAGAGCACAGGAATTCCCAGAAGTTTCATGATGGAAGTGAAAGATCCTAACACAAAGGGTGCTATGCTaacaaacactggaaaatatgcAATACCAACAATTGATGC GGAAGCTTATGCtataggaaagaaagagaagcctCCTTTCTTGCCAGAGgatccatcctcctcctctgaagAAGATGATCCTATTCCAGATGAGTTGTTGTGTCTGATTTGTAAAGATATAATGACAGATGCGGTTGTTATTCCCTGCTGTGGAAACAGTTACTGTGATGAAT GTATCAGAACAGCATTACTGGAATCTGAGGAACATACATGCCCAACATGTCATCAAACAGATGTGTCTCCTGATGCTTTAATTGCCAACAAGTTCTTACGCCAG GCTGTGAACAACTTCAAAAATGAAACTGGCTACACCAAAAGACTCCGTAAGATtcagcagcaacaacagcagcagccaccaccaccaccacctccaccaccactgATGAGACAAACAATAACACGCAACCTGCAGCCTCTAATGAGGCCAACAATTTCCAGACAGCAAGATCCACTAATGATTCCATTAGCTTCTCTGTCTTCTCATTCTGCTGCTTTGGCCCCTGGTCAGCCCGTGGCAGCTGCGCTGCCAGTAAATCCGTCTTCTGTCATTGTCTCTGATCTCCCTCCAGCAGTGTCCCTGTCTCTCCGCGCTGAAAAGCCAGATGGACCTTTTCA tgacGCAGATGCTGTTATACCTCCTGCTCTGATGACCGCCGCTGAACTTTCTAAATCTTCCCCTCTGTCAATCAGCAGTTTGTTGGAAGAAAAg GGTTATCAGGTTCCTGTACTAAGACAACCAGCATTACAAAGTCTTCTGGGCCCACAAGGACAATCAATACCCACAACTG GTCATCCCATGAGAGCCGGTACAATTCGCTCGGCAGGCGGCAGGCCAGGTTGGGAACT ggaaaagaaaaagtccaaACTTGATGAGTTTACAAATGATTTTGCTAAGGAATTGATGGAATATAAAAAGATTCAAAAGGAGCGTAGGCGTTCGTTTTCCAG gtccAAGTCTCCCTATAGTGCTTCATCTTACTCTAGAAGTTCATATACCTACTCCAAGTCAAGATCAGGTTCTTCCCGCTCCCGCTCCTACTCTCGATCATTTAGTCGTTCCCATTCTCGTTCCTACTCGCGATCTCCTCCGTATCCAAGAAGAGGCAAAGGGAAGAGTCGTAACTATCGTTCTAGGTCAAGGTCACATGGTTATCACCGTTCAAGGTCAAGGTCACCTCCATACAGAAGATACCATTCTCGATCAAGGTCTCCAGTATTTAGAGGCCAGTCTCCCACTAAACGGACTATACCacaaggggaaggagaaagggagtATTTTAACAGATACAGAGAAGTTCCACCATATGATATAAAAGCTTACTATGGCAGATCTGTTGACTTTAGAGAtccttttgaaaaggaaagatacAGAGAATGGGAAAGGAACTATAGAGAATGGTATGAAAAGTTCTACAAGGGCTATGCTGTTGGTGCTCAACCTCGACCTCCAGTAAATAGAGAGAACTTTTCTCCGGATAGGTTTGGTCCACCTGGAACCAGACGAGAGAATTCGCCATATGCTCGGGGACGTAGGGAGGATTATGCTGGTGGGCAGAGCCATAGAAATCGTAATATAGCTGGAAATTACCCTGAAAAACTTTCTGGAAGAGAGAGCCATGGTATAAAAGATCCtacaaaatcaaaagaaaaggaggttgAAAATCCATTGGGAGACggcaaaggaaataaacataaaaaacacaggaagaggagaaaaggggatGAGAATGAAGGTTTTCCCACTGCTGAGTTGTTAGACAGTGCAAGAAAACCAAGAGAACCAGGTACTGCAGAAGATGTTAAAACAGACTCTCTGTTCATGCTCCCAAGTAGAGATGATGCCACACCTGTGAGAGATGAACCTATGGAAGCAGATTCTATTGCTTTCAAACCAGTgtctgaaaaggagaaaaaagagaaggataagccaaaagcaaaaatagacAAGGCAAAACGGAAAGCAGAAGTGGCTGCTCCTCCTAAAAAAGACAATATAATAAAACCAGCTAAAGCTTCCCAAGAGAAGGTGGACACCGATCGTGAAAAATCGCCTCGAATAGAACCTCCTGtgaaaaaagtgaaggaagagTTGCCAAAGGCAGACAGTGTTAAAACGTCTTCCTCTCAAAAGGATGAGAAGGCTACTGGTACACCACGGAAAGTTCATCCAAAAGTGACAAAGGATCACCCGGAAACCAGACCagccaaggaagaaaagacaaagaaggaCCATACAAAAGAAGTCAAGTCAGAGAAACCCTCCAACAAAGAGGACAAGTcaaaaaaaactgttgaaaaagGCAAACCTTCTGatgcaaaagctgaaaaaagaaaaagaaaagcagatgaaaaggTTGATAAAGAACACGAAGCAACTTCGATAAAGGCCTCTAAACCAGAAAGTGCTGAATCAAAAACATCACCAAAGGGAAAAACTGAACCTGATggtgaaaaaggagagagaactCCAGAAAAGgataaatctgcttttcttacCACTCCTGCAAAAAAGATTAAACTTAACCGAGAAACTGGCAAAAAGATTGTGAGTGGAGAAAATGTGCCACCCGTGAAAGAACCTGTTGAGAAAGCTgagccaagcagcagcaaagttaaacaagaaaaagtgaaaggaaaagcgAGAAGAAAAGTAACAGCAGCTGATGGATCTGGTTCAACTCTTGTAGATTATACCAG tacAAGTTCTACTGGAGGAAGCCCTGTTAGAAAGTCTGAAGAGAAGCCAGATACAAAACGAACTGTCATCAAGACAATGGAGGAGTATAATAATGATATAACTGCTCCTGCTGAAGATGTCATTATTATGATCCAGGTTCCTCAGTCAAAGTGGGATAAGGATGACTTCGAGTCTGAAGAGGAAGACATTAAATCTACCCAGCCTCCTTCAAACATAGGAAAACCTGCTAGTGTTGTAAAAAATGTGAGTAGTAAGCCTTCAAATCCTGTAAAACACAACGAAAAAGAGACTGAGCCTttggagaaaacacagaaaactacAAAAGAGTTGAGTTATGAAAGCTCCCAGCATGATGCAAAAAGTTCAAAAAGTTCGATGTcaaatgaaaaagggaaaaccaaAGAGCGAGATCATTCTCTGTCAGACAAGGATGCttctgagaagagaaagagcagTGTTCAGCCAGAAAAAGACCACTCAGAACGTGCAACTGaacaaggaaatggaaaaaatatttctcaatcTTCCAAAGACGGTAGATCTTCAGACAAACATGATTCTGGCCGTGGATCCACTGCTAAAGACTTTACTCCTAACCGAGACAAAAAATCTGACCATGATAGCAACAGAGAGCATTCTAGTTCCAAGCGTAGAGATGAAAAAAGTGAATTAGCAAGGAGAAAAGACTCCCCTTCTCGAAACAGAGAATCTACATCAGGACAAAAAAGTAAACCAAGAGATGAACGAGCAGAGTGCTCCAAAAAGGGCACTGGAGATTCCAAAAGGAGCAGCTACAGTCCTCTACGTGACCGAAAGCAGTCAGATCACAAAACTACTCATGATTCCAAGCGTTCATTAGAGGAGCACAAACCTCTAGATAAAAattcagggaaggaaaaggagaaggagaaggaaaaggagaaggagaaagaaaaggagaaggagaaggaaaaggaaaaggagaaggaaaaggagaaggagaaagaaaaggaaaaggagaaggagaaggagaaagaaaaggaaaaggagagggagaaggagaaagaaaaggaaaaggagagggagaaggagaaagaaaaggaaaaggagagggagaaggagaaagaaaaggaaaaggagagggagaaggagaaagaaaaggaaaaggagatggagaaggagaaagaaaaggaaaaggagagggagaaggagaaagaaaaggaaaaggagagggagaaggagaaagaaaaggaaaaggagagggagaaggagaaagaaaaggaaaaggagagggagaaagaaaaggaaaaggaaaaggagagggagaaagaaaaggagaaggagagggagaaagaaaaggagaaggaaaaggagagggagaaagaaaaggagaaggagagggagaaagaaaaggagaaggagaggagaaagaaaaggagaaggagagggagaaagaaaaggagaaggagagggagaaggaggagaaagaaaaggagaaggacaaGCACGTGTCTGAAATTaagagcaataaagaaaaagagttgGGTTGCAATAAGCCACCTTTGA